The genomic interval AAGCTGTATCCATGCCGAATTATCAGGCATTAAACGAATACGAACCTACAATCGTTTCTGAGCTGGTCAAGCGAAGTCAAACAGCGATAGAAGCATTAAAACAAACTATTCAAACGAAAAGGGGAACGGATCTGTTCGATTTTATCCTGGAAGATATAGGGCAGCTAAAGAAAACGGTCTCTGACCCACAAAGTATGGGGGTGATTATGACTGGTATGAATGCTTCGGCATGGATCAATTCCAACATGCACGAGTGGTTAGGTGAGAAAAATGCAGCGGATATTCTTTCTCAATCTGTGCCCAACAATATCACGTCAGAAATGGGGCTTGCACTACTGGATGTGGCAGATGTGATTCGTCCGTATCCGGAAATAATTGCGTATCTAGAAAAGGCAAAAGAAGATAACTTTTTGGAGGAATTAATAAAGTTTGAGGGTGGAAAGAAAGTCAGAGATGCTATTTATGATTATCTCAACAAATACGGTATGCGATGTGCCGGAGAAATCGATATTACCAGAAATCGTTGGAGTGAGAAACCTTCTGCACTTATTCCTGTCATTCTTGGTAACATTAGAAACTTTGCGCCTGGTGAAAGCAAACGAAGATTTGAGCAAGGGCTGCAGGAAGCGTTGAAGAAACAACAGGAGTTATTAGTCCGGTTGGGGCAACTGCCAGATGGTGAACAAAAAGCAAAAGAAACAAAACGAATGATCGACCTGATCCGCAAGTATGCCGGCTATCGTGAATATCCAAAATACGGTATAATTAGCCGTTATTTCGTTTATAAGCAGGCTTTACTCAAAGAAGCCAACAGGCTCCTGCAATCGGGAGTTATTCAATCCTCAGAGGATATATATTATCTCACCTTTGAAGAACTTCGCGAAGTTGTACGCGCCCGTCAACTGGATTACGGGATTATCAACCAGCGAAAAGACGCGTACAAAATCTATGAAAAACTAAATCCGCCACGAGTGATCACCTCTGATGGTGAAATTATTACTGGTGCTTACCAACAGGAAAATATACCTTCCGGCGCTATGGCAGGCCTGGCCGTTTCTTCCGGCGTGATAGAAGGACGGGCACGTGTTATCTTACAAATGGAAGAGGCCAATCTGGAAACGGGAGACATATTAGTTACTTCCTTTACTGATCCCAGCTGGACACCCTTGTTTATAGCTATCAAAGGCCTGGTTACCGAAGTGGGCGGCCTGATGACCCATGGAGCCGTGATCGCCCGGGAATATGGCTTGCCAGCCGTAGTCGGCGTAGAAAATGCGACCAGGCTCATTAAAGATGGGCAGAGAATCCGGGTGAATGGCACAGATGGATATGTAGAAATCATGTAGACAGAAAAGAAATTTATGCAAGACATGAATGAACGCCCCAAAACATTCTACGAACAGGAAGTAGAGCGGCTCACGAAAGAGTATGGCCTACCGGCACATCATTACGCTTACATCAGGCAATCCAAAGCCTTTATGGAGAAATACCATGCCGACAAAATCGAGTTAAACGAGATGGCAG from Rhodocytophaga rosea carries:
- the ppsA gene encoding phosphoenolpyruvate synthase; this encodes MPDMISISPFVIGFEDIDRSKIRIAGGKGANLGELIRIEGIQVPEGFCISTEAFKRIIGENSSINGLLESLSLLKVEDRIKIAQLSGEIRSLIEAIAIPKDIEDEVTHFLSILGEEHAYAVRSSATDEDLPTASFAGQQDTYLNITGKEAILKHVSKCWASLFTERAVMYRIQHGFDHRKVQLAVVIQKMVFPEVAGILFTADPVNGNRKELSIDASFGLGEALVSGLVNADTYKVSEGRIIDKKISAKKLAVYAVKDGGTVQQEIDKERQNRQALTDEQIVQLERTGRKTEAHFGSPQDIEWCLVDDIFYIVQSRPITMLYPIPVANDGENHVYISVGHQQMMTDAIKPLGLSFWLLTTPAHMRTAGGRLFADVTQMLYSPGSRNTIIETLGKFDPLVKDALTTIIERGDFIKSLPDDNKGPDAGKGHKAVSMPNYQALNEYEPTIVSELVKRSQTAIEALKQTIQTKRGTDLFDFILEDIGQLKKTVSDPQSMGVIMTGMNASAWINSNMHEWLGEKNAADILSQSVPNNITSEMGLALLDVADVIRPYPEIIAYLEKAKEDNFLEELIKFEGGKKVRDAIYDYLNKYGMRCAGEIDITRNRWSEKPSALIPVILGNIRNFAPGESKRRFEQGLQEALKKQQELLVRLGQLPDGEQKAKETKRMIDLIRKYAGYREYPKYGIISRYFVYKQALLKEANRLLQSGVIQSSEDIYYLTFEELREVVRARQLDYGIINQRKDAYKIYEKLNPPRVITSDGEIITGAYQQENIPSGAMAGLAVSSGVIEGRARVILQMEEANLETGDILVTSFTDPSWTPLFIAIKGLVTEVGGLMTHGAVIAREYGLPAVVGVENATRLIKDGQRIRVNGTDGYVEIM